A region from the Desulfomarina profundi genome encodes:
- a CDS encoding helix-turn-helix domain-containing protein has product MKCQKCGTLIADETDAYKHGDQSLCEDCYLDIVATPKTCDPWAVYTAKSLTKEKPVLTPIQEKILSLVEEKPGTAEEICAELGITESEFRLNFTPLRHMELARACKVDNRVCYTLFNR; this is encoded by the coding sequence ATGAAATGCCAAAAATGTGGAACTTTAATTGCTGATGAAACTGATGCATATAAACATGGAGATCAGAGTCTTTGCGAGGACTGCTATCTGGATATTGTGGCAACACCCAAGACTTGTGACCCCTGGGCGGTCTACACGGCAAAAAGTCTAACCAAGGAAAAACCGGTTTTAACACCGATACAAGAAAAAATCCTGTCCCTGGTTGAGGAAAAACCAGGTACGGCAGAAGAAATTTGTGCAGAACTGGGGATAACTGAAAGCGAATTTCGATTAAACTTTACCCCCCTCAGGCACATGGAACTTGCCCGGGCATGCAAGGTGGACAACAGGGTTTGTTATACACTTTTTAACCGGTAA
- a CDS encoding cereblon family protein — MESCHLLYEFRGKTLPENALDSLIDGENETGERKEKALFCRPCGYGITGKEQAIEVNGAHEHTFFNPAGVVFHLGCFRNAGGCVQAGPATSEFTWFKGYVWRFSLCRNCGVHLGWQYQQNETGFFGLILALLRE, encoded by the coding sequence ATGGAAAGTTGCCATCTATTGTACGAATTTCGTGGAAAGACTCTCCCTGAAAATGCACTTGATTCTCTAATCGATGGAGAGAATGAAACAGGGGAACGGAAGGAAAAAGCTCTTTTCTGCAGACCATGCGGATATGGTATCACCGGAAAGGAACAGGCAATAGAAGTCAATGGAGCCCATGAACACACTTTTTTTAATCCTGCCGGGGTGGTTTTCCATCTCGGTTGTTTTCGTAATGCCGGGGGATGTGTACAGGCGGGACCGGCAACCAGTGAATTCACATGGTTTAAGGGGTATGTATGGCGTTTCTCCCTCTGCAGGAATTGTGGGGTTCACCTGGGCTGGCAGTATCAACAGAATGAAACAGGGTTTTTCGGTCTGATTCTGGCTCTCCTGAGGGAGTGA